The segment CAAGGGCGTGCCGGTCGTCGAGTTCGGCAACGAGTACGACCTCGACACGCATAACCGCAAGATTGCAAACGATGGCGTGAACGTTTCCGACTACGACAACACCACGTGGCCAATCTGGCGCGGCGCGCTGCGCGGCTATTACGACGGCTGGCGCTCGGTGGATACGGCCGGACAGACGAAGGTCATTGCCACGGCTTCGGCGGGCTTCCTGTACCTCGGCTGGTACAAGGGCATGTTGACAGGCGTGCAGCCGGATGGCTCGACGGGACATCCGAAGGTGAAGACCGACATCATCCAGTTGCACTGGTACTCGGACGGTCTCGATCCTGAGAACACGTGGGGCAAGGACGGCACCAACTACAACGTGCTCAAGATCATGCACGACACGTACAACCTGCCAATCATGTTCACGGAAATTGGCGTGAATATGGACTTTTCGACGGCTCAGGCGCAGGCCTATATCACGAAGACGGTCCCGGAACTTTACGCGGCACGCAGCACGTATAACGTGATCGGCTTCCAGTGGTACGAGCTCTACGACGATCCTACCGGCGACTACGGCATTCTCACGAATAGCGGCGCGAAGAAGGCGATCTATTCGACGATGAAGGCAGCAGTGGCGGCTTCGAAGTAATCGAGTTTTGCTGTAGTACCAAAACACCCGGCGGAAGGTTCAACATGCCTTCCGCCGGGTGTATCGCATTTCAAGGTCTCACGCATTCGCGACCGAAACGCCCGCGCGCTGAAGAATGTGCTGATTACGCGGTGACAAGTTCGCGAACTGCAAACGCTTCCCTGCCTTTCGATAGCGGTCTTGCAACGTTTCGAACGCCACGATTGCAGAGTGATCCGCGACATGCAGATGCTGACAATCGACGATGACATCGTCCGCATCGTTCTGCGGATCGAAAAGGTCCTGAAAATTCGCCGTCGATGCGAAAAACAGGGTTCCGTGCAATACGTAAGTACGTGTGCCCTTTTCATCGGATTTCGACTCCGCGCGGATCTCGCGGGCATGTTGCCAGGCGAAGTTCAACGCGGCGATCACGATGCCGCATAGCACCGCAATCGCCAGATCGGTGAACACGGTGATAACCGTGACCGCAACGATCACGATTGCGTCATTACGCGGCACTTTACCGAGCACACGGAGCGATCCCCACGCGAAGGTCTGCTGCGCCACGACGAACATCACGCCGACCAGCGCGGCGAGAGGAATTCGTTCGATAAACGGCGACAGGAAAAGGATGAACAGCAAGATCATGATGCCGCTCGTCGCACCCGATAAGCGGCTGCGTCCGCCCGAACTCAGGTTGATCATGGTCTGACCGATCATGGCGCAACCGCCCATGCCGCCGAACAAGCCGGATACGATATTCGACACGCCAAGCGCCACGCATTCGCGATTGGGCTGTCCGCGCGTTTCGGTGATCTCATCGGTCAGATTGAAGGTCAGGAGCGTTTCCAGCAAGCCGACAATCGCCATGAGAAGCGCGTAAGGGAAGACGATCCTGAGCGTATCGAGATCGAGCGGTATCGTCGGCAGATGAAAGCTCGGGAACGCGCCCGCGATGTGCGCCATGTCGCCCAGTGTCCGCGTCGGCAAGTCGAGCAACTGGCTTATCAGGCCGATACTCAGAATGGCGACGAGCGCCGGCGGCACCGCCTTGGTGATGCGCGGCAGCAGATACACGATCAGCATCGTCAATGCGACGAGACCCGACATGACCATCAACGGCGTTCCCTGCAACCAGACTTCGCCTTGCGGTGTGGCGCGTTTGAAATGCTCGAGCTGCGCCATGGCAATGATGATCGCGAGGCCATTTACGAAGCCGATCATCACGGGATGCGGCACCATGCGGATCAGCTTGCCGAGACGCAAAAGTCCGAAGACGGTCATCAGCACGCCGCCAAGAATAACGGTAGCGAGAAGATACTGGGCGCCGTGCTCGACCACGAGAGCGACGATGACGACCGCCATCGATCCCGCCGCGCCGGAAATCATGCCCGGTCTGCCGCCGAAAATGGCGGTCAGCGCGCAGATGATGAAAGCGCCGTAAAGGCCCATCAAGGGATTCACCTGCGCGACGAGCGCGAACGCAATGCACTCGGGAACGAGCGCAAACGATGACGTGAGGCCCGCAAGCACATTCGCGGGAACATGCGTGAGCCATTGCTGCTTCAGAGATTGAATCTGCATCGAAT is part of the Caballeronia sp. TF1N1 genome and harbors:
- a CDS encoding SulP family inorganic anion transporter, producing the protein MQIQSLKQQWLTHVPANVLAGLTSSFALVPECIAFALVAQVNPLMGLYGAFIICALTAIFGGRPGMISGAAGSMAVVIVALVVEHGAQYLLATVILGGVLMTVFGLLRLGKLIRMVPHPVMIGFVNGLAIIIAMAQLEHFKRATPQGEVWLQGTPLMVMSGLVALTMLIVYLLPRITKAVPPALVAILSIGLISQLLDLPTRTLGDMAHIAGAFPSFHLPTIPLDLDTLRIVFPYALLMAIVGLLETLLTFNLTDEITETRGQPNRECVALGVSNIVSGLFGGMGGCAMIGQTMINLSSGGRSRLSGATSGIMILLFILFLSPFIERIPLAALVGVMFVVAQQTFAWGSLRVLGKVPRNDAIVIVAVTVITVFTDLAIAVLCGIVIAALNFAWQHAREIRAESKSDEKGTRTYVLHGTLFFASTANFQDLFDPQNDADDVIVDCQHLHVADHSAIVAFETLQDRYRKAGKRLQFANLSPRNQHILQRAGVSVANA